Proteins co-encoded in one Ruegeria pomeroyi DSS-3 genomic window:
- a CDS encoding RidA family protein, translated as MGITRIHTGERMSKIVKHNGVAYLCGQVGSGDSVAEQTRDCLARVDALLAEAGSDNTRILQAIVWLADMADFAEMNAVWDAWVPAGHAPARACGEAKLARDTLKVEIIVTAACD; from the coding sequence ATGGGTATCACACGCATTCATACCGGCGAGCGGATGAGCAAGATCGTCAAGCACAACGGCGTCGCCTATCTGTGCGGTCAGGTCGGCAGCGGCGACAGCGTGGCCGAGCAGACCCGCGACTGTCTGGCGCGCGTCGATGCGCTGTTGGCCGAGGCCGGGTCGGACAATACCCGCATCCTGCAGGCCATCGTCTGGCTGGCCGACATGGCTGATTTCGCCGAAATGAACGCGGTCTGGGATGCCTGGGTGCCCGCGGGTCACGCGCCTGCGCGCGCCTGCGGCGAAGCGAAGCTGGCGCGCGATACGCTCAAGGTCGAGATCATCGTGACCGCCGCCTGCGACTGA